In Desulfobacterales bacterium, the following are encoded in one genomic region:
- a CDS encoding aldehyde ferredoxin oxidoreductase N-terminal domain-containing protein, with protein MNGYTGKILRLNLTAGKISIINTEKYQQWGGGHGMGSAIFWDLVKNKAISGFEPANIVTIMTSPLSGTLVPGASARTEVQGIGVQSFPVEWFTRSNFGGRFAPMLKYAGWDGIVVEGKADKPVWIDIRNDKVRIKDAGHLWGLDTWQTQEKIWAEVMEGQAFGDWMKVGGKDSEARTTQKPAVLTIGPAGENLGRIACLIHDVANASGQGGFGGVWGSKNLKAISVIGTGSVKVSDPNALMESRIWANKEYAFNVDHQRGKERPLIYLWKGDKNARIHACVGCHAGCQERNSSGMGTDSTCAETVFYTWADKRKHWRQTNASYIATDLLQKQGVNAYEALRGLPYILALAKKGVLGPGRKIDSDLDFSRLGTVEFAEKFVGMISNREGIGDDMAEGFYRAAQRWGRLEQDLKTGLLLYPYWGLPEHGYDPRSQVCWGYSTILGDRDCNEHEFTLLFWYAKSFKDHGKKVPVPAESFVNAFSSKLFPFQGDPLMLDYSDENIYSDHMIKLVAWQRRYTRFWKQSVLYCDHKWPQFVCGRTKDYLGCTGEGEQRFFNDVTGNNYSFVDGMEMGRKIWNLDNAIWTLQGRHRDMVHFSDYIYNVKEPSPFNHRSYYLPGRKNGKWDWLLVSYRCHDRDKFDDFKTRYYNFEGWDPNTGWPKRNTLQSLELSYVADELEAHGRLGS; from the coding sequence ATGAATGGATATACAGGTAAAATACTGAGGCTGAATCTTACCGCCGGAAAGATTTCTATTATCAATACCGAAAAATATCAACAATGGGGCGGGGGGCATGGAATGGGTTCGGCCATTTTTTGGGATCTGGTAAAGAACAAGGCCATCAGTGGATTCGAGCCCGCAAACATCGTAACGATTATGACGTCTCCCTTATCCGGAACCCTGGTCCCTGGTGCCTCCGCACGAACGGAGGTGCAAGGAATCGGAGTGCAGTCTTTCCCCGTTGAATGGTTTACCCGGAGCAATTTCGGGGGCAGATTTGCTCCCATGCTAAAATACGCGGGCTGGGACGGCATCGTTGTCGAGGGAAAAGCGGACAAACCGGTCTGGATCGATATCAGAAACGACAAGGTCCGGATTAAAGACGCCGGGCATCTGTGGGGTTTGGATACCTGGCAGACCCAGGAGAAGATATGGGCTGAAGTGATGGAAGGCCAGGCCTTTGGCGACTGGATGAAAGTCGGCGGAAAGGATTCCGAGGCCAGAACGACCCAAAAACCGGCCGTTCTCACCATCGGACCGGCAGGAGAGAACCTGGGACGGATCGCCTGTCTTATTCACGACGTAGCCAACGCTTCGGGCCAAGGGGGATTCGGTGGTGTGTGGGGATCGAAAAACCTCAAAGCTATCAGCGTTATCGGAACGGGCAGCGTCAAGGTCTCGGATCCGAACGCCTTGATGGAATCCCGTATCTGGGCGAACAAGGAATACGCTTTCAATGTCGATCATCAACGCGGCAAGGAAAGGCCGCTTATTTATCTCTGGAAAGGCGACAAAAACGCCCGCATTCACGCATGTGTGGGCTGCCATGCCGGTTGCCAGGAAAGGAATTCATCCGGGATGGGGACCGATTCGACCTGCGCCGAAACGGTTTTCTACACCTGGGCCGACAAAAGGAAACACTGGAGGCAGACGAATGCGTCTTACATCGCAACGGATTTGCTACAGAAACAGGGTGTCAATGCCTATGAAGCTTTGCGCGGTCTGCCTTATATTTTAGCGCTGGCTAAAAAGGGCGTGCTGGGCCCTGGTAGGAAAATCGACAGCGACCTTGATTTTAGCAGGTTGGGTACAGTTGAATTTGCCGAGAAGTTCGTAGGAATGATCAGCAATCGAGAAGGCATCGGCGACGACATGGCCGAGGGATTTTACCGTGCAGCTCAAAGATGGGGGCGGTTGGAGCAGGATCTGAAAACCGGTTTGCTTTTGTACCCGTACTGGGGACTACCCGAACATGGTTACGATCCCAGAAGTCAGGTCTGCTGGGGATACAGCACGATCCTGGGCGATCGGGACTGCAACGAACACGAATTTACGTTACTATTTTGGTACGCCAAGTCTTTCAAAGATCACGGAAAAAAGGTTCCGGTACCCGCCGAATCATTTGTGAACGCCTTTAGCAGCAAGCTGTTTCCTTTCCAAGGAGACCCGTTGATGCTCGATTACAGTGATGAGAACATCTACTCGGATCATATGATCAAACTGGTAGCCTGGCAGAGACGCTATACCCGATTCTGGAAACAATCCGTGCTATATTGTGATCACAAATGGCCGCAATTTGTTTGTGGTCGAACAAAGGATTATCTGGGGTGCACAGGCGAAGGAGAACAACGATTCTTCAACGATGTGACGGGTAACAATTATAGCTTTGTCGACGGTATGGAAATGGGAAGAAAAATATGGAATCTCGACAACGCCATCTGGACTCTGCAGGGTCGTCACCGGGACATGGTGCATTTTTCCGACTATATTTACAACGTTAAAGAACCAAGTCCTTTTAATCATCGTTCCTATTATCTGCCCGGCCGAAAAAACGGGAAATGGGATTGGCTTTTGGTCAGCTACCGGTGTCACGATCGCGATAAATTCGACGATTTCAAAACCCGGTATTATAATTTCGAGGGTTGGGATCCCAACACGGGATGGCCGAAGCGGAACACCCTCCAATCGCTTGAATTGTCATACGTAGCCGATGAACTGGAAGCCCACGGCAGGCTGGGAAGCTAA